Proteins co-encoded in one Betaproteobacteria bacterium genomic window:
- a CDS encoding winged helix-turn-helix transcriptional regulator, which yields MSTSSSAKSKTTAIAHDLIDKDEHIERAARAMKSISHPLRLKILCVLGDREVSVQEIVDAVGTTQSNISQHLAILRDKGVLRTRKDANRVYYRVADTRTLKLIGMMRDLFCGGSA from the coding sequence ATGAGCACTTCCTCGTCCGCCAAGTCGAAGACCACTGCGATCGCGCACGATCTGATCGACAAGGACGAACACATCGAGCGCGCCGCGCGGGCGATGAAATCCATCTCCCATCCGCTCCGCCTCAAGATCCTTTGCGTGCTCGGTGATCGCGAGGTGAGCGTGCAGGAGATCGTCGACGCGGTCGGGACGACGCAAAGCAATATCTCCCAGCATCTTGCGATCCTGCGCGACAAGGGCGTTCTGCGAACCCGCAAGGATGCAAATCGCGTCTACTACCGCGTCGCCGACACGCGCACCCTCAAATTGATTGGAATGATGCGTGATCTGTTCTGCGGTGGATCCGCGTAG